The window GGGCGACCATGTAGAAGCCGAACCAGAGCACCCCCGATATCGCGATCCCGCGCCAGGCCCCGCGCGGCGGCCATCCCTCCCGCCGCACCAGACAGATCACCCCCAGCGCCAGCACCCCCGCCAGCAGCCGCCCCAGCGCCAACGCACCCGGCGAGTAAGCGTCCCCCGCACTGCGGATCGAGACGAACGCGGACGCCCACAACACGACGGTGACCGCGGCAGCACCTGCGGCCAGCAGCTCCGCCCGGCGGTCGGGGCGGGACGGGGAGGTGTTCATCATGCTCCAGAGGCTAGGAGTGGCGAAGGGCCGGACGCTCGCGGATTTCGGACGAGGGGTTCGGACGGGAGGGGAGCGGCGGTTCGGGCCGGGGGCCGAGGCTCGGGCGGTGCGGGTCGGCGCTTGAGGGCCGAGGGCGGGCCTCGGGTGGCGCGGCAGCCGGGGGCGTGCGGCCATGCCGGGCGCCCCGGCCAAGGCGCTGCGTCCCGTCGAGTGCGTGGTGGGCGGGGGCGCGTTGGCCGGTGCGCCCCCGCCGAAGGCCTGCGCCCCGGCCAGGGCGCTGTGTCCGGTGCGGTGCCCTGGCTGCGCCAGGCGATGCCTCCCAGGCCCCCCACCAAGGTGGGTGTGGGGTGGGCGGGGAGCGTGTCGGCGGGTGCGTCCCCGCCGAAGGCGCTGTGTCCGGTGCGGTGCCCTGGCTGCGCCATGCGATGCCTCCCGGGCCCTCACCAAGGCCCTGCGCCTCGGGCGTTGCGGTGGACGCGTGCGTCGTCGGTGTCGGTCGCCGTGCCACGGCTGAAGGCGCCGCAGGCCCGGCCAGGGATCAGCGCAGTGTCGCCGCCTCCACCCCCAGCAGCTCGAAGAGGGCCTGTTCACCGGCCGCCGTCACCTTCACCGCTCGCTCGGAGCCGATGCGGACGCACCAGCCCGTGTCCAGGGCGTGTCGGCACAGGGCCGCGCCCGCGACGCCCGCGAGGTGGGGGCGGCGTTCGGTCCAGTCCAGGCAGGCGCGTGCCAGGGGGCGTCTGCCACGCCGTTCGAGGCCGATGCCGGCCGAGGCGAACCAGGCCAGGCCCGTGTCGGTGAGTGCGAATCCGGTCTCCTGCTGCAGCAGCCCGCGGGCCGTCAACGCCTCGGTGACCGCGATGCCGAGCCGGCCGGCGAGATGGTCGTAGCAGGTGCGGCCCCGGGCCATCGCCGAGCCCGCGCTCGACTCCCGCAGGCTCCGCGGCCGTACGGCGGCCGTGCCCGGCGCGACCTGTGCGGCCAGGTCCTCCAACAGCTGCGCGACCCGCGCGTCTGCCAGCCGGACGTACCGGTGCCGGCCCTGGCGCTCCTCGGCGAGCAGCCCGCCCGCGACCAGCCTGCTCAGGTGCTCGCTCAGCGTCGACGCGGTGACCCCCGCGTGCCGCCCCAGCTCGCTCGCGGTCCACGCCCGCCCGTCGAGCAGCGCCAGCAGGCACGCGGCCCGGGTCTCGTCCGCGAACAGCCCGGCGAGCCGTGCCAGGCCGGTGGCCCGCGGATCCCTCGTCGTCATGGCCCCAGCATGGAACACGGACCGTTCGGCCGCCGCCGAAGTGTCCCTACGCGGTCCGCCGTACCTGCTCGTACTGCCCTGCCAGCCCGTCCAGCAGAGCCGTCAGCCCCGTCTCGAAGGCCCGCTCGTCGATCTTCTCCTGCTGCTCGGCGAGGAGATGGGCCTGCTGGAGATGGGGGTAGTCGGCGGGGTCGTAGGCGCTCGCGTCGTCCACGAAGCCCCCGGCGAAGGAGCCGAGCGCGGAACCCATCACGAAGTACCGCATCAGCGCGCCGATGGACGTGGCCTGCGCCGGCGGCCAGCCCGCGGCGACCATCGCG of the Streptomyces koelreuteriae genome contains:
- a CDS encoding ArsR/SmtB family transcription factor; translated protein: MTTRDPRATGLARLAGLFADETRAACLLALLDGRAWTASELGRHAGVTASTLSEHLSRLVAGGLLAEERQGRHRYVRLADARVAQLLEDLAAQVAPGTAAVRPRSLRESSAGSAMARGRTCYDHLAGRLGIAVTEALTARGLLQQETGFALTDTGLAWFASAGIGLERRGRRPLARACLDWTERRPHLAGVAGAALCRHALDTGWCVRIGSERAVKVTAAGEQALFELLGVEAATLR